A window of Exiguobacterium sp. Helios genomic DNA:
ATCGAAGTGACCTTACGTTATCTCGAAGAGTCCAGTAATTGACGAAAAGACACCCATTTTCCGGCCGATGATGACCGGAAGACGGGTGTCTTTTTCATGTGCTCTCTTATAAGATTTCTTGAACCCGACCGACTTGTCCGTCTTCGAGACGGACTTTGATTCCGTGCGGGTGATTCGGCGACTTGGTCAACAGATCCTTGACGATTCCTTCCGTCCGTTTACCTGTCCGCTGGTCTTGTTTTAATACGATACTGACGTGTTGTCCGATTTTAACATCGGCGCGTTTTTTACCATCCATGTCTTGATCGCTCCTTTTTCATAATGCTAGTTGTCAGTATATCATGGTTTCCTGGAGCGAAACTTGTTTGAGGAAAATGCGTAAAGTGAAAAGAACAAAAGAATCGTCAAAAAAAGTTTGACTATATTTGACCAATTGACTGACCAATTCTATAATTAAGATACAGAACAAAAAGTTAAGGGAGTGATCAGCGTGGCGAAAGACTATTATCGAACGCTTGGTGTCGAGAAGACGGCATCGAACCAGGAAATCAAACGGGCATACCGGAAGCTTGCGAAACAA
This region includes:
- a CDS encoding YwbE family protein, translating into MDGKKRADVKIGQHVSIVLKQDQRTGKRTEGIVKDLLTKSPNHPHGIKVRLEDGQVGRVQEIL